A window from Sphingopyxis alaskensis RB2256 encodes these proteins:
- a CDS encoding heavy metal translocating P-type ATPase has product MTDSKETTHDGHAGCAAHDHAEGTAVVKDPVCGMSVDPARTPHHAVHAGHTYHFCSAGCRSKFVADPERTLSDVRVAPEDVPHGAIWTCPMHPEIRQDHPGACPICGMALEPETVTADAGPSPELVDMSRRFWIGLALSLPILVLEMGGHLFPALHQLVSARPSTWIQLLLGTPVVLWAGWPFFERGWASVRTRKLNMFTLIAMGTGVAWAYSVVATAAPAVFPSAFRASDGTVAVYFEAAAVITVLVLLGQVLELRARERTSGAIRALLNLAPKTARRIRSDGSDEEVSLDLIAVDDRLRVRPGEKVPVDAIVEEGRSALDESMVTGESMPVTKSIGDHVIGGTLNQSGALVVRAEKVGRDTMLARIVQMVAEAQRSRAPIQRLADQVSGWFVPGVLLVAIIAFVAWGIWGPEPRFAYGLIAAVAVLIIACPCALGLATPMSIMVGVGRGAGLGVLIKNAEALERIEKVDTLVVDKTGTLTQGKPSVTNIVAAEGFDENEILRLAAGVERASEHPLALAVVAAAQERDIAVPEVSDFDSPTGKGAVGTVEGKRIALGNARFLEESGVGTDALSDQADSLRRDGATAIFIAVDGASAGILAIADPIKETTPEALATLRAEGIAVVMLTGDNRTTAEAVARRLGIDEVEAEVLPDQKSAVVERLKRTGRVVAMAGDGVNDAPALAAADVGIAMGSGTDVAIESAGVTLLKGDLNGIARARRLSEATMSNIRQNLFFAFIYNAAGVPIAAGLLYPLFGILLSPILAAAAMALSSVSVVMNALRLNRVTL; this is encoded by the coding sequence GTGACCGATTCGAAAGAAACGACGCACGATGGACATGCCGGCTGTGCCGCGCACGATCACGCGGAAGGCACTGCGGTCGTAAAGGATCCGGTTTGCGGAATGTCGGTCGATCCCGCTCGCACGCCGCACCACGCCGTGCACGCCGGTCACACCTATCATTTCTGCAGCGCGGGATGCCGGAGCAAGTTTGTTGCCGATCCCGAGCGCACGCTGTCCGACGTCCGGGTCGCGCCCGAGGACGTACCTCATGGAGCGATCTGGACCTGCCCGATGCATCCCGAGATCCGGCAGGATCATCCCGGCGCATGCCCGATCTGCGGCATGGCGCTCGAACCGGAGACCGTGACCGCCGACGCCGGCCCCAGTCCGGAGCTCGTGGACATGTCGCGCCGTTTCTGGATCGGGCTCGCGCTCAGCCTGCCCATTCTTGTTCTCGAAATGGGCGGACATCTGTTTCCCGCGCTCCATCAACTTGTGTCCGCCAGGCCATCGACCTGGATCCAGCTCCTTCTGGGCACGCCGGTGGTGCTCTGGGCGGGCTGGCCGTTTTTCGAACGCGGATGGGCATCCGTCCGGACGCGCAAGCTCAACATGTTCACTCTGATCGCGATGGGCACGGGTGTCGCCTGGGCCTACAGCGTCGTCGCCACGGCGGCACCGGCCGTTTTTCCGTCGGCATTCCGCGCTTCCGACGGGACGGTGGCGGTCTATTTCGAAGCGGCAGCGGTCATTACGGTACTGGTGTTGCTCGGACAGGTACTGGAACTGCGCGCGCGTGAACGAACTTCGGGCGCAATCAGGGCGCTGCTCAACCTTGCGCCGAAGACGGCGCGACGCATCCGCAGCGACGGCAGCGATGAGGAGGTGTCGCTTGACCTGATCGCCGTCGACGATCGCCTTCGTGTCCGACCGGGCGAGAAGGTGCCGGTCGATGCGATCGTCGAGGAAGGTCGTTCGGCACTCGATGAGTCCATGGTGACGGGCGAATCGATGCCGGTTACCAAGTCGATCGGCGATCATGTTATCGGCGGCACGCTCAATCAGAGCGGTGCGCTCGTCGTCCGCGCCGAGAAGGTCGGCCGCGACACAATGCTCGCACGTATCGTCCAGATGGTCGCCGAAGCACAGCGTTCGCGCGCGCCGATCCAGCGACTGGCCGACCAGGTGTCGGGCTGGTTTGTGCCGGGGGTGCTACTCGTCGCAATCATTGCCTTTGTCGCGTGGGGTATTTGGGGGCCGGAACCGCGCTTTGCCTATGGACTGATCGCCGCGGTGGCTGTGCTCATCATTGCCTGCCCCTGTGCGCTTGGCCTCGCCACGCCGATGTCGATCATGGTGGGTGTGGGCCGCGGCGCGGGTCTTGGCGTACTTATCAAGAATGCCGAAGCACTTGAGCGGATAGAGAAGGTCGATACGCTTGTGGTCGATAAGACGGGCACGCTCACCCAGGGCAAGCCGTCAGTAACCAATATCGTAGCCGCAGAAGGGTTCGACGAGAATGAGATCCTGCGGCTCGCCGCTGGCGTTGAGCGTGCTTCCGAACATCCGCTGGCGCTTGCGGTCGTCGCGGCTGCGCAGGAACGGGACATTGCGGTGCCAGAAGTCTCGGACTTCGATTCGCCCACCGGGAAGGGCGCCGTTGGCACGGTCGAAGGCAAGCGGATTGCACTTGGCAATGCGCGCTTCCTTGAGGAAAGCGGCGTCGGCACCGATGCTCTGAGCGACCAGGCCGACTCTCTGCGTCGCGATGGCGCGACAGCGATCTTCATCGCGGTAGACGGAGCGAGCGCGGGCATCCTGGCGATCGCTGATCCCATCAAGGAGACGACACCCGAAGCCCTCGCCACCTTGCGCGCGGAAGGCATCGCAGTCGTCATGCTAACGGGCGACAATCGAACGACCGCCGAGGCTGTGGCGCGCAGGCTCGGCATCGATGAAGTGGAGGCCGAGGTGTTGCCGGATCAGAAGAGCGCCGTGGTCGAACGATTGAAGCGCACGGGACGCGTCGTCGCGATGGCTGGCGATGGCGTGAATGACGCGCCGGCCCTCGCCGCGGCGGATGTTGGCATCGCCATGGGTTCGGGCACGGATGTCGCCATCGAGAGCGCGGGCGTCACTCTGCTGAAGGGCGATTTGAACGGGATTGCTCGGGCACGGCGGCTGAGCGAGGCGACCATGTCCAACATCCGGCAGAATCTGTTCTTCGCCTTCATCTACAAT
- a CDS encoding DUF411 domain-containing protein, producing MRSASLLATFLALGMPSLASAAEIVVHRDPGCGCCEQWAAQVRQQFGRRVTIVDDQRRTAFREAQGVPPHLVSCHTAIVDGMVFEGHVPISDMKRALAQRSRGVKGLAVAGMPIGAPGMEVPGQRAQSFNVVAFGSSGQKIFARYGGQ from the coding sequence ATGAGATCCGCATCGCTGCTTGCCACTTTTCTCGCGCTGGGAATGCCGTCACTCGCGAGTGCTGCGGAGATCGTCGTACATCGTGATCCCGGCTGCGGCTGCTGCGAACAGTGGGCCGCACAGGTCCGCCAGCAGTTTGGACGACGTGTCACTATCGTCGATGATCAGAGGCGCACAGCGTTCCGCGAGGCCCAAGGTGTGCCGCCACATCTGGTCTCATGCCATACCGCGATCGTCGATGGCATGGTCTTCGAGGGACATGTGCCGATTTCCGACATGAAGCGCGCGCTAGCGCAGCGCTCGCGGGGCGTGAAGGGACTTGCGGTCGCGGGGATGCCCATCGGTGCGCCCGGCATGGAAGTTCCCGGGCAGCGCGCGCAATCCTTCAATGTTGTTGCATTCGGCTCCAGCGGGCAGAAGATCTTCGCTCGTTATGGCGGCCAGTGA
- a CDS encoding TolC family protein: protein MRFIFATLLAILPAAALAEPLSFDEALLRAANSAPLLEARGEQVRARQSAAIAAGQLPDPRLGIGLDNFPVSGPPAFSLSQENMTMARVGIEQEVPNLAKRHAQQNRAEADITVARARSDVDLRRIRVATALAWIDAYYAQKRLEAMDAILERLRRLPGVAVSAVAAGTGRPAQSLNIRQSIAELFEDRRSMLVAEAAKARAELARWTGDPDPQPTGPAPHFAVSREALRAALARHPELVMAAATVDQALADVDAARAEKRPDWGFNVAFQRRDPQFGNMVSVGATMTLPLFPGRRQNPRIEAAAAEAAAARAEQEDALRALEAELDAGLAEHAMHHEQWMRSRETLLPLARREAELETASYAAGRAGLLDVIEAEASLARTELDALDREAAVARHEARLTLTYGDDR, encoded by the coding sequence ATGCGATTCATCTTTGCGACCCTGCTCGCGATACTCCCGGCCGCTGCGCTGGCGGAGCCGCTCAGCTTCGACGAGGCTCTTCTCCGCGCAGCGAACAGCGCGCCGTTGCTAGAAGCGCGCGGAGAGCAAGTCCGCGCCCGGCAGTCAGCCGCAATCGCGGCCGGGCAGTTGCCCGACCCCAGGCTCGGGATCGGCCTCGACAACTTCCCGGTATCGGGGCCACCCGCCTTCAGCCTCAGCCAAGAGAACATGACGATGGCGCGTGTGGGGATCGAGCAGGAGGTGCCGAACCTTGCCAAGCGGCACGCCCAGCAGAACCGGGCGGAGGCGGACATTACGGTAGCCCGGGCAAGGAGCGATGTGGACCTTCGCCGGATCAGGGTCGCCACCGCGCTTGCGTGGATCGATGCCTATTATGCGCAGAAGCGCCTGGAGGCGATGGACGCGATATTGGAGCGCCTGCGGCGTCTGCCCGGCGTCGCGGTCTCGGCGGTGGCGGCGGGAACGGGGCGGCCGGCGCAGAGCCTCAACATCCGCCAATCGATTGCCGAGCTGTTCGAGGACCGCCGCAGCATGCTTGTCGCCGAAGCGGCCAAGGCGCGCGCCGAATTGGCGCGGTGGACGGGTGACCCCGACCCGCAACCCACCGGCCCGGCGCCGCATTTCGCAGTGTCGCGCGAAGCGTTGAGAGCGGCGCTCGCCCGTCACCCGGAGCTTGTCATGGCGGCCGCCACTGTCGACCAGGCCCTGGCGGACGTAGATGCCGCTCGAGCGGAAAAGCGGCCAGACTGGGGGTTCAACGTCGCCTTTCAACGCCGTGATCCGCAATTCGGGAACATGGTGTCGGTGGGCGCCACGATGACGCTGCCGCTTTTCCCCGGCCGCCGGCAGAATCCCCGCATCGAGGCGGCCGCCGCGGAAGCCGCCGCGGCACGCGCCGAACAGGAAGACGCGCTCCGGGCCCTGGAAGCGGAACTCGACGCGGGCCTTGCCGAGCATGCCATGCATCACGAGCAATGGATGCGCTCGCGCGAGACGCTGCTGCCGCTCGCCCGGCGGGAAGCCGAACTCGAAACGGCAAGCTATGCCGCCGGGCGCGCCGGGCTGCTCGACGTGATCGAAGCCGAGGCGAGCCTCGCCCGGACAGAACTCGACGCACTCGACCGCGAGGCTGCTGTAGCCCGGCACGAAGCGCGCCTGACGTTGACCTACGGAGACGATCGATGA
- a CDS encoding efflux RND transporter periplasmic adaptor subunit translates to MKHALSARARLLLAAAAIALVGGAVGYGVASLSGTGPAAERTEGDRKVLYWYDPMYPNQHFDKPGKSPFMDMELVPKYADEATSEAGVRIDPALVQNLGVRTAEVRRGTLGGGLSATGVIGYNEREIAIVQPRAGGFVQRTYGRAPDDVIEAGAPLVDLLVPDWGGAQAEFLAVLRTGDRALASAARQRLVLLGMPQSTIAAVERSGRQRNVITINSPIGGTIKSLGVRQGMSVMAGQTLAEVNGLGTVWLDAAVPEAMAGRLRPDMPVTATLAAYPGESFAGRIRAILPQAETESRTITARVEIPNRGGRLRPGMFATVSFAGEQRPALLVPSEALIRTGKRTLVMLALDKGRYQPAEVRTGMEADGQTEVLAGLAEGEKVVTSGQFLIDSEASLSAMQARPIAGGSPQAPSKAQGHRAIGTIEKIEPGSVTLRHGPVPSASWPAMTMRFRLADPATVRGFKPGDKVNFTFDQPAQGPTVRSITRENGR, encoded by the coding sequence ATGAAGCACGCACTTTCCGCGCGGGCGCGGCTCCTTCTGGCCGCAGCGGCGATTGCCCTGGTCGGGGGTGCCGTTGGCTATGGCGTGGCCAGCTTGAGCGGCACCGGGCCGGCAGCCGAGAGGACCGAAGGGGACCGCAAGGTGCTCTACTGGTATGACCCCATGTATCCCAACCAGCATTTCGACAAGCCCGGCAAGTCGCCGTTCATGGATATGGAGCTCGTCCCCAAATATGCCGATGAGGCAACAAGCGAGGCAGGGGTGCGCATCGATCCGGCGCTCGTCCAGAATCTGGGCGTGCGCACGGCCGAGGTCCGCCGCGGCACGCTGGGCGGCGGCCTCTCGGCCACAGGCGTCATCGGCTATAACGAGCGCGAGATAGCGATTGTCCAGCCGCGCGCCGGCGGCTTTGTCCAGCGGACCTATGGGCGGGCGCCCGATGACGTGATCGAAGCAGGCGCGCCGCTGGTCGATCTGCTTGTGCCGGACTGGGGCGGCGCACAGGCCGAGTTCCTGGCGGTGCTGCGCACGGGCGACAGGGCCCTGGCAAGCGCCGCGCGCCAAAGGCTGGTGCTGCTCGGCATGCCGCAATCCACCATTGCCGCCGTCGAACGCAGTGGCAGGCAGCGCAATGTCATTACCATCAACTCGCCGATTGGCGGGACGATCAAGTCGCTCGGCGTGCGGCAGGGTATGAGCGTGATGGCGGGGCAAACGCTCGCCGAAGTAAACGGGCTCGGCACGGTGTGGCTCGATGCCGCGGTCCCCGAAGCCATGGCGGGACGATTGCGGCCGGACATGCCGGTGACGGCGACGCTGGCAGCCTATCCGGGCGAGAGTTTTGCGGGCCGGATTCGGGCGATCCTGCCGCAGGCTGAAACCGAAAGCCGGACCATCACCGCGCGCGTCGAGATCCCCAATCGCGGCGGGCGGCTGCGGCCAGGCATGTTCGCCACCGTCAGCTTCGCTGGCGAGCAGCGCCCCGCGCTGCTCGTACCCTCCGAGGCGCTGATCCGCACGGGCAAGCGCACGCTCGTCATGCTGGCGTTGGATAAGGGACGCTATCAGCCGGCCGAAGTCAGAACGGGAATGGAAGCGGACGGCCAAACCGAAGTGCTCGCCGGACTTGCCGAGGGTGAGAAGGTCGTCACCTCGGGCCAGTTCCTGATCGATTCCGAAGCCAGTCTTTCGGCAATGCAGGCGCGGCCGATCGCGGGTGGTTCGCCGCAGGCGCCGTCCAAGGCTCAGGGCCACAGGGCTATCGGCACAATCGAAAAGATCGAGCCCGGCAGCGTGACGCTGAGGCATGGGCCGGTCCCGTCGGCGAGTTGGCCCGCAATGACGATGCGCTTCCGGCTTGCCGATCCTGCAACGGTGCGCGGGTTCAAACCCGGCGACAAGGTGAACTTCACCTTCGACCAGCCTGCGCAAGGCCCGACCGTCCGCTCGATCACGCGCGAGAACGGCCGATGA